The sequence below is a genomic window from Candidatus Dadabacteria bacterium.
AAAAGGAAAGTCGCAAGGTTCTCCGATGAATACGAACCTTATCTTTCCTTTGCGGTCGATAAATGCCGTTATGGTCTTTTTGAGTTCTTCTGAGAAGGCCGCCAGAGTGCGGGTGAATTCAAGGGTTACCAGACAGTCCTGAGGGATTTTTCTCTTGTATATTCTGAGCAGATTCTTCAGGTCGCTTCTGGTGAGACCTGAGGTGTTTCCATGGATTCTGTCTATCTTTTGTCTCCCCTTGGTGCATATACTATTATATTGAGCGCAGAATTTGAAGCAAAGAATGAGAAAATCTTGCCGGTTTGCAGATTTCTCGACGCTGCAGGACGCCGTGGATACAGAAAAACACAAATGGATTGCCGAGTTCTACGAAAAGGAAAAAGTCTCGGCCGACTCGGATAAAACATACAAGAAAGTGGAGAGGGTTTCGGATTTCCTCTGTCGAAGTTTTAAGACCTGCGTTGAGTCTTTAAACAGGGAACATGGCCGAGACGCAATCAGCGTGGTTGCCCCGTCTCGGGGCTTTATGCACGCGGTTTTTGATGCCGATTTAGAGACCGGCGGTTTTCTGCTGCTTTTCGGAACTTCAAAACTGGTAATGGTCCTTTGCGGGGCCGGGGATGCCGTTACATTTGTCGGGAGAAAAATTGATTCCGGTTCCCAAGGCCAGAAGAAGAACTTGAAACTTCTCGGGGCAACTTGGGAAGAGACAGGAGACGGGGGATACCTTTTGCGGGACAGTACGGGAGTGGAGATCGAAGTCCGCGAACTTGTTCTGCGGATAATCCGTTGGGGTACGGGCTAGGGAGCAAGGATTATGTGCGTCAGAAAGGCGATGGCTATTATAAGTCCTATAAGCAACGGTACGCCAAGGATATAGTGAAACCCTTCTTTTTCGTGCGGTTCGAGATCAAACATCACGGCGCAAGAATAACCTATGCTTTCTGTCATTGCAAAGTTTTATTGAACAGATTCTGAAACTTTGTTAGATTCTTACAGTGATGATTGAATATGTAACTCCTTTTTTCCGCCCTCCAAGCGAGCACAAGAGTTTCATTCTGCAGGCCACAGTCGGCTGTTCCCACAACAAGTGCACCTATTGCGCCATGTACAGAAAGGAAACCCAGAAATTCAGGGCAAGGCCTATAGGGGAGATAAAACAAATTATTGATGCCGCGGCAAAGAGCGGAGTGCTTGAACGAAGAGTTTTCATCGCGGACGGCAACGCGCTTGTGCTCTCCACGGCCAAGCTTGTGGAAATAATGGATTACCTGCATGAAAAGGCCCCGGACCTTGAGAGAATAACCATGTACGCGAACATAGGGGACATACTCAGAAAATCGACAGAAGACCTCACACGTCTCCGGGAAAACGGCCTCGCCATGGTCTACATAGGTTTTGAGAGCGGAGACGATGTGGTTCTTGAGAGAATAGAGAAGGGGGCTGACTTTACGGAGACAGTCAAAGCCTCAAGGAAACTCAAAGCCTCAGGGATAATGAATTCGGTCATGGTGCTTCTCGGCATAGGCGGGAAGGACAGGAGCAGGGAACATGCCTTGGCTACCGGGAGGCTTCTTACCGAGTGTGACCCGGAATATGTCGGGGCTCTTTCTCTCCAGCTTCGTCCCGGGGCGCCTATTTATGAGCAATGGAAGGAGGGCCTTTTCGAGCTTCCGGACAAGTTCCAGATGATAGAGGAGCTTCTGACCATAGTTGAGAACACGGAGCTCTCCGACGGCTATTTCTACTCGAATCACATATCAAATTATCTTCCCGTCAGGGCGAAATTCCCTGAAGAAAAAAACAGAGTTCTTGAAGAGATAAAAGAAGTGTTGAAAACAAGAGACGAAGCTTTCCTTCGTCCGGATTACTACAGAGACGTCGTTAACCAGTACTGAAGAAACTAAAGGAGGTTTTAAATGGGAAAAATTGCAACGACTTCACCGGTTTGGGGATGCAGCATAAGCGATCTCAGGGGGCTTGCGAAAATCACGGAAGAAGCGGGTTTTGACGGTATTTTCTCTCCGGAAGTACCGCCTTACAACGCCATAACGAACGCTCAGGTATTCGCCGAGTGCACTGAGAGGGTAAACGTTGGAACGTGGATAGCTAACATATACATGCGTCAGCCGGTAGTTGCTACCGCGACAGCACTTACGATACAGGAGATAACGGACGGAAGGATGATTCTCGGACTCGGAGTGAGCCATAAACCCGTTAACAACAGATACGATATAGACATGGGAAACCCTATTGAGGCCATGAGAAGCTATGTCGGGGAAGTAAGGGCCTTTGCCGATGGAACGTCTCCAAGGCTTTCTCTTAAAAGACCAGCTGATCTCCCTGTCCATATAGCGGGACTTACCAGGGCCGCGGCGGAGCTTGCCGGAGAAGTTGCCGATGGCATAATGCCGTATCTATGCCCTCCCACCTATATAGCTACCTTAAAAGAACATGTTGCTGCGGGCGCCGCGAAAGCGGAAAGGGATCCCTCAACCATATCGATTACAAACGGCATTCCGTCCTTTGTCTCGGATGATGGAGCCGCGGCCGTCGCCGCAGCCAAAAGAGGGCTCGGTCCATACGCCAGGTTTCCTTTTTACCAGAGACTCATAAGAAACATAGGTTTCGGGGATATAATAGACCAAGTACAGGACGGAGCGAATCCGGCCGAAGTTTTCACTGATGAGCTCATAGATTCAGTAGCGCTTGCCGGTACGCCAGATGACTGCAAGGCAAAGCTTGAGGAGCATTTCGCAGCTGGAGTAGATCTTGCGATATTGGTTCCCGGACCAGTAGGAAAACAGAACAATATAGAGGTAATGGAGATAACAGCTAAAGCGTATTCTTAAGTTATTCACGGATCAGAAGAGCGGAAGATAACCAAATATTTTCCGCTCTTTTGCTTTTTCGTCACCTGTATTTCTTTCAGTAATCAATCGGTTTTTCAGGATCTGTTGCAGGAATTTGATTTTTTTCACGTCCGCGGTTGTGAACAAAATTTTATGAAAGTATAATTAGGGCAATTTCATTCTTTTTGCTTCGGTCTGCCTGAACGTGAGTCTCGATAACAACATTTTGTCCCTGCTCGTATTTTTTCCTCTTCTGGGAGCTGTGGTGCTCGCGGTTCTGCCGTATTTTCAGAAGGTTTCCGATTATCAGTTAAAAGCAGTTGCGTTTGTAATAACGCTGGTAGAATTTCTGATATCCCTTCCGCTTTTTTTCCGCTTTAACGGTTCGCTTTCCACAATGCAGTTTGAGGAGAAGATTCCCTGGCTTGCGGACCTTGGGGTGTCTTATCATCTGGGAGTCGACGGTCTTAGCCTTTTGCTTGTGCTTCTAACAACTTTTCTTTTTCCGATTACGGTTCTTTGCTCCTGGAACGCGATAAGAGGTGGATGGAGAGCGTTTCTCAGCCTTACTCTTTTCCTTGAATCGGCGCTCATCGGGACCTTCGTCGCGCTCGACATGATTCTTTTCTTCATATTCTGGGAAGCGGTACTTATTCCAATGTATTTCATCATAGGAATCTGGGGATCTTCCAGAAGAATCTACGCGGCAATAAAGTTCTTCATCTACACGGCGCTTGGAAGCGGGCTCATGCTGGTCGCGATCATCTACATGTACTACGCCCACATAGACCAGTTCGGCTTTGCGTCAATGAATCTTTTTGACCTCCAGAGGACCAGTCTTGCTTTTGACGGGATACTGAGTCCCCAGGGGCTTGTATTTCTGGCGTTTTTCCTGGCCTTCGCAATCAAGGTTCCGATGTTTCCATTTCACACCTGGCTTCCCGACGCGCATGTTGAAGCCCCCACGCCCGGGAGCGTAATACTTGCCGGCGTTCTGCTTAAGATGGGAACCTACGCAGTGATAAGATTTCTTATTCCGTTTTTCCCGGAGGCAATAGAGGCATACACAGTGGTTCTAATAGCCCTCTCCATCATCGGGATAATCTACGGAGCGATGGTGGCCTTCATGCAGACGGATCTCAAGAAACTGGTCGCCTATTCAAGCGTAAGTCACATGGGGCTTATAATGCTGGGCGTATTCATCTTCAATCTCCACGGTGTACAGGGCGGAGTCTACCAGATGATAGGTCACGGTCTCTCAACCGGCGCTCTGTTTATTCTCGTCGGAATGATATACGAAAGACGTCACACTAAAATGATTTCTGAGTTCGGTGGGCTTGCAAAGGTGATGCCGATTTACGCACTGTTTTTCATGATCGCCATGCTGTCTTCGATAGGGCTTCCTCTTTTAAACGGTTTTATAGGGGAATTTCTGATTCTGCTTGGAGTGTTCGCGGAGAACTACGTGTACGCGGCGCTTGGAGCCACGGGGCTCGTACTCGGAGCCGTTTACATGCTCTGGGCCTACCAGAGGGTAATGTTCGGACCTTTAGTGAAAAAAATAAACGCAGGACTTTCAGACCTTAATCCAAGAGAGATAGCCCTTATGATTCCTCTTGCCTTTATGATATTCCTTATGGGCATCTACCCCCAGCCCTTTCTCTCAAAGATGGAACCCACTATAACAAAAATGATAGACCGAACGCAGCAGGAAACCCTCCGCGCTGACGTCGCAGTGCCGGAGACCCGGAAAAACAAGCCTTAGAATCATGGCCGCCCCTCAGGTGAAACTGTCTTTGAACTTGATTAGAACCGATGTCTTTTAAAAAGCTCATAACGAAAAAAGTCGAGTTTTCCGCTTCTCACAGGTACTGGAACAAAAACTGGAGTGAGGAGAAAAACCGCGAAATCTACGGCAAATCGAGTCTTCCCGGCGGACACGGGCACAATTTCATGCTTGAGGTCACCGTGGAAGGAGAAATAGACCCGGAGACGGGCATGATAATCAATCTCTTTGATCTCAAGCAGATTGTTTCATTGGTTCTCGATGATTTTGACCACAAGAACCTAAACGAGGACAATCCCCGTTTTCAGGATCTTATACCGACGACTGAGAACATAGCAAAGGTTCTTTGGGAAGTGATTGAGGAAAAAATCATGGAGCGCGACGATTGTCGTCTTTACAAGGTAAGGGTGTATGAAACAGACGATCTTTTCGTCGACTACCGCAAATGCTAGAGAGAAAGGAACAGGTACTTCTTACGAGAATATTCAGGTTCTCCGCAAGCCACAGGCTTTTTATGGAGGGGTTGTCTGACGAAGAGAATTTCGCCATATTTGATAAATGCGCAAATCCCGCGGGACATGGTCACGACTACACGGTGGAAGTGGCGATAGGTGGCGAAATAGACAATGAAACGGGCATGCTCATAAACCGCATGGACTTTGAAAAACAGGCGGCCCCCGTAATCGAAGAGCTTAACTACAAGTGGATAGACAGGGATATTGATTTCTTTCAGGAAAACATATCGACTGTTGAGAATATAGGGAGATACCTCTGGCAGAAATTCGAAGATATCGTTCCGGGCAGACTTAACAGCATAAAGGTCTGGGAGAACCCGAAAAGTTATTTTGAGTATTTCGAGGAAAAACAAGATGGCTGAGAAAATTGTGATTGTAACCGGTGCGACAAGAGGCATAGGAAAAGCAACGGCAGTTGAATTGCTCGAAGCTGGGTTCTTTACGGCGCTCTGTTCAAGAAATCGCCAGACCGCAGCTTCTCTTGAGACTGAAATATCGTCTTTTGCCGGGAATTTCATGATTTCCTCCATTGATATATCGGTTGAAGAGGAAGTCAGGGAGTTTATCTCGGGCGTTGTGGAGAAAAAGGGGAGAATTGACGTACTGATCAATAACGCGGGCGTAGTACACACCGGTCCGATGGAAAAAACAGACACCGAAAAATGGGACGAGATGATGGCCGTAAACGCAAAGGGCCCCTTTTTGATGGCAAAACACGCTCTTGCGTTTATGCCGAGAGGAGGCCACATCGTAAACATCGGTTCGAACGCTTCAAAAAAAGGCTTTCCCGGGTGGGCAGCCTACTGCGCTTCTAAGTTCGCTGTCCTGGGTTTCACCAATTCGCTCAGAGAAGAGGTAAGAGACAGGGGGATAAAGGTCTCCGCCGTCTTGCCGGGTCCGACCAGAACGGACATCTGGGATTCTCTTGGCGGGCAGTGGGACAGAAAAAAGATGATGTCTCCTGAAGTTACGGCGAAAACGGTACTGTCAGTCATAACCCAACCCCCGGGAGCGAATATAGACGAAATTGATATAGTCCCGTCCACAGGTAGTTTATAGTCATACGGGAGTGATTTCGGGAAAAACATTAATGGTAGAGATAATTTCAGTTGGAATAAGCTACAGGACAACCCCCGTGGAAGTGCGGGAAAAATTCTCTTTTTCTGATGAGGATATCAGGGAAGCGCTCAGAATCCTTCGTTTGAGAGAAGGTGTGCTTGAATGCTTTATAGTGTCCACCTGTAACCGCGTTGAGATCTACGCGGTAACCGATAACCGTGGAAAATGCGAAGAGGAAGCAAGATCCTTTCTTCTTGATTTTCATAAGCTTACGGACAAGAGCCTTCATCCCTATATGCACACCCGCGTGGGATCTGAAGCGGTCAGGCATTTTTTCAGAGTGGCGGCCAGCATTGACTCCATGGTGATCGGAGAAACCCAGATACTAAACCAGCTCAAAAACTCATACAGCATAGCGCGTTCCGAGAATACGGTCGGACTTATACTTAACCGGCTTTTTAACAGGGCTTTTTTCACCGGGAAGAAAGTCAGGGCCGAAACGGGCATATCCTCTCAGGCCGTCTCTATAAGCTACCTTGGAGTGGAGCTTGCAAAAAGAATATTCGAGAACCTCGCAAACCGCACCGCCATGCTTGTGGGAACCGGGGAAATGGGAGAACTCTTCGCAAAACACCTTATCTCAAACAACATAGGAGAACTCTATGTGACGAGCAGGAATTTTGATAACGCGGGGAGACTTTCGCAATCTCTAAAAGGCAAGTCCATCAGGTTTGAAGAGATGCTCTATCACTTAAAAGACATTGATATTCTTGTTACCGCAACCGGGTCTTCTGATTACATAATAAGAAGTGAACACGTAGAACAGTCTCTTAAGCTCAGGAAAAACGATCCGATCTTCATGATCGATATAGCCGTCCCGCGGGATATAGACCCCAAGATAAACGCAATTCCCGGGGTTTACCTCTACGACATAGACGATCTGAGGGTTGTTCAGGGCGAGAATTTGAATTCCAGAAAGGAAAATCTCAAGAAAGCTGAAGAAATAGTTCTCAGCGCAGAGAAAGGTTTTGCGGACTGGATGGAAAGCCTTAAGGTCTTTCCAGTCATAATCGATATCAAGCAAAAATTTGAGAAAATAAAAAAGACCGAGGTTGAAAAGGCGCTTCGAAAAATCGAGGGCGGCAGCGGAGAACAGAAGGAAATTCTTGAGAGCTTGGCAAATTCCATAATCGGGAAAATATTTCACGATCCGGCCACTAATCTAAAAAAGAGAACTTCTGGCTATGAAGCGGCTCTTTACTCCGAGGTAACGAGAAGACTTTTTGAGCTTGACCCGGCGGATGCCTCGCAGGATCAAACGGATATTTATGACGAAGCTGAGAATTGGGACCAGGGGTAGCAGGCTCGCTCTGTGCCAGGCTCGCCTTGCCGAAACCGAACTTCGCGCTGTTTTCCCTTCACTTGAAACGGAAATAACGGAAATAAGGACCTCGGGGGATATAAACTCAGAAGGAGACATATCCCGGATGGGAGGCAAGGGAATCTTCGTAAAAGAAATAGAGCAGAGCCTCCTCTCAGGCGAAACAGATATCGCCGTTCACAGCATGAAGGACATGCCTTCAGTTCTTCCGGATGGGCTCATCATAGGTTCTGTGCTCAAAAGAGAAGACCCTAGAGACGTTTTTGTCTCGGCGGACGGACGCACCCTCGAACAGCTCGAGGGAAAGGGCAGGGTGGGAACCGGAAGCATAAGAAGAAAAGCTCAACTGCTTTTCCGCTTTCCCTCACTTGAAGTCGTTCCCATACGGGGAAATGTCGATACAAGACTAAGGAAGATTTTCTCAGAAAACCTTGACGGGATTGTCCTTGCCGCGGCGGGGCTCAACCGGCTCGGACTTTCAGAACGCATTACCCAGCATCTCGCGTGGGACCGTATGGTTCCGGCACCATGTCAGGGGATAATTTCCATAGAATGCAGAGAAGATGATACGGAAACCAGAAACTTCATATCCGCAATCACGCATCCGGATACAGAAACCGCGGCGGCGTTTGAGCGTTCTTTCCTGGAAACCTTCGGCGGAGACTGTCAGATTCCGCTTGGATGCTGCGCCCAGGTGCATCTTGGAGAGATATCGGCGGACTCTGTTTTTATAGACATGGAGAAAAAGGCAGTTTTCAGGAACACCTGGAAGTGCGATGCGGAAAAAGCATCAGCCGGAGGGTCTCTTATGGCCAGGGACCTCATGAAACGGGCGAGGCTTCAGTGACTGCGTTGCCCCTGGCGTGTTCCGGCATCCAGTTCGGAATATGTGGTCAGGATCACTCCCCTTGACAGTTTGTGAGTGCCGGCTCCAGGCAGCTTTTCAATCTTCAGAAGAACAGCCTGTATTTCTGAGATGTACTTACTGCAGACAGCACTCAACACGCTGTTTGGTGCGATTTACACCTTGCAATTTGTCTCTGTATAGTGCAAAATGCAAGGTATGTTGAAAAGATGGATCACACACAGACTTGAAAAAAACATAGCCCGCAACCCGGCTGTGGCATTGCTTGGCGCACGTCAGGTGGGTAAAACGACACTTTCCCAGTATATATCCAGAAACAGGGAGTCAATATACCTTGATCTGGAAGCGCCGGAAGACTTGCTTAAACTAAGTGATCCAACTGGTTTTCTCAGAAGCCACAACGACAAACTAATCATACTGGATGAAATACAGCGGGTACCTGATTTGTTTACGGTCTTACGTGGACTTATTGATAAAAATCGCCAGCAGGGTCGTGATGCAGAACAATTTCTTCTGCTTGGCTCGGCATCAATGGACTTGCTGCGTCAATCTTCGGAAAGTTTAGCCGGGAGAATCAGCTACATCGAAATGACCGGCCTCAATGCACTTGAGG
It includes:
- the hemA gene encoding glutamyl-tRNA reductase, with the translated sequence MVEIISVGISYRTTPVEVREKFSFSDEDIREALRILRLREGVLECFIVSTCNRVEIYAVTDNRGKCEEEARSFLLDFHKLTDKSLHPYMHTRVGSEAVRHFFRVAASIDSMVIGETQILNQLKNSYSIARSENTVGLILNRLFNRAFFTGKKVRAETGISSQAVSISYLGVELAKRIFENLANRTAMLVGTGEMGELFAKHLISNNIGELYVTSRNFDNAGRLSQSLKGKSIRFEEMLYHLKDIDILVTATGSSDYIIRSEHVEQSLKLRKNDPIFMIDIAVPRDIDPKINAIPGVYLYDIDDLRVVQGENLNSRKENLKKAEEIVLSAEKGFADWMESLKVFPVIIDIKQKFEKIKKTEVEKALRKIEGGSGEQKEILESLANSIIGKIFHDPATNLKKRTSGYEAALYSEVTRRLFELDPADASQDQTDIYDEAENWDQG
- a CDS encoding NADH-quinone oxidoreductase subunit M: MSLDNNILSLLVFFPLLGAVVLAVLPYFQKVSDYQLKAVAFVITLVEFLISLPLFFRFNGSLSTMQFEEKIPWLADLGVSYHLGVDGLSLLLVLLTTFLFPITVLCSWNAIRGGWRAFLSLTLFLESALIGTFVALDMILFFIFWEAVLIPMYFIIGIWGSSRRIYAAIKFFIYTALGSGLMLVAIIYMYYAHIDQFGFASMNLFDLQRTSLAFDGILSPQGLVFLAFFLAFAIKVPMFPFHTWLPDAHVEAPTPGSVILAGVLLKMGTYAVIRFLIPFFPEAIEAYTVVLIALSIIGIIYGAMVAFMQTDLKKLVAYSSVSHMGLIMLGVFIFNLHGVQGGVYQMIGHGLSTGALFILVGMIYERRHTKMISEFGGLAKVMPIYALFFMIAMLSSIGLPLLNGFIGEFLILLGVFAENYVYAALGATGLVLGAVYMLWAYQRVMFGPLVKKINAGLSDLNPREIALMIPLAFMIFLMGIYPQPFLSKMEPTITKMIDRTQQETLRADVAVPETRKNKP
- a CDS encoding LLM class flavin-dependent oxidoreductase; translation: MGKIATTSPVWGCSISDLRGLAKITEEAGFDGIFSPEVPPYNAITNAQVFAECTERVNVGTWIANIYMRQPVVATATALTIQEITDGRMILGLGVSHKPVNNRYDIDMGNPIEAMRSYVGEVRAFADGTSPRLSLKRPADLPVHIAGLTRAAAELAGEVADGIMPYLCPPTYIATLKEHVAAGAAKAERDPSTISITNGIPSFVSDDGAAAVAAAKRGLGPYARFPFYQRLIRNIGFGDIIDQVQDGANPAEVFTDELIDSVALAGTPDDCKAKLEEHFAAGVDLAILVPGPVGKQNNIEVMEITAKAYS
- the hemC gene encoding hydroxymethylbilane synthase; protein product: MTKLRIGTRGSRLALCQARLAETELRAVFPSLETEITEIRTSGDINSEGDISRMGGKGIFVKEIEQSLLSGETDIAVHSMKDMPSVLPDGLIIGSVLKREDPRDVFVSADGRTLEQLEGKGRVGTGSIRRKAQLLFRFPSLEVVPIRGNVDTRLRKIFSENLDGIVLAAAGLNRLGLSERITQHLAWDRMVPAPCQGIISIECREDDTETRNFISAITHPDTETAAAFERSFLETFGGDCQIPLGCCAQVHLGEISADSVFIDMEKKAVFRNTWKCDAEKASAGGSLMARDLMKRARLQ
- a CDS encoding SDR family NAD(P)-dependent oxidoreductase — protein: MAEKIVIVTGATRGIGKATAVELLEAGFFTALCSRNRQTAASLETEISSFAGNFMISSIDISVEEEVREFISGVVEKKGRIDVLINNAGVVHTGPMEKTDTEKWDEMMAVNAKGPFLMAKHALAFMPRGGHIVNIGSNASKKGFPGWAAYCASKFAVLGFTNSLREEVRDRGIKVSAVLPGPTRTDIWDSLGGQWDRKKMMSPEVTAKTVLSVITQPPGANIDEIDIVPSTGSL
- a CDS encoding 6-carboxytetrahydropterin synthase; the protein is MSFKKLITKKVEFSASHRYWNKNWSEEKNREIYGKSSLPGGHGHNFMLEVTVEGEIDPETGMIINLFDLKQIVSLVLDDFDHKNLNEDNPRFQDLIPTTENIAKVLWEVIEEKIMERDDCRLYKVRVYETDDLFVDYRKC
- a CDS encoding radical SAM protein — protein: MIEYVTPFFRPPSEHKSFILQATVGCSHNKCTYCAMYRKETQKFRARPIGEIKQIIDAAAKSGVLERRVFIADGNALVLSTAKLVEIMDYLHEKAPDLERITMYANIGDILRKSTEDLTRLRENGLAMVYIGFESGDDVVLERIEKGADFTETVKASRKLKASGIMNSVMVLLGIGGKDRSREHALATGRLLTECDPEYVGALSLQLRPGAPIYEQWKEGLFELPDKFQMIEELLTIVENTELSDGYFYSNHISNYLPVRAKFPEEKNRVLEEIKEVLKTRDEAFLRPDYYRDVVNQY
- a CDS encoding 6-carboxytetrahydropterin synthase, whose translation is MLERKEQVLLTRIFRFSASHRLFMEGLSDEENFAIFDKCANPAGHGHDYTVEVAIGGEIDNETGMLINRMDFEKQAAPVIEELNYKWIDRDIDFFQENISTVENIGRYLWQKFEDIVPGRLNSIKVWENPKSYFEYFEEKQDG